The genomic segment gcagtacacacaaatggatctcgaacccacgcaaaagagcgataatcctctgtgaagtatgccgcaaaatgttttctcattaccgacaggtgctctgacgctgcttgaaagacagatgagaaatcgtgggaagtgcctgcattactgataaagtctgcaaggcttgggaacatatcacagttcccccgactgatgcggccacaccagaggtcaagtttttgcttgaaggcatccactttctctgcgagaagcaaaatgtgagtttctcggccttgcaaagacaggttcaagccattcaagcggtcaaatatatcgaccaaataggagagacacgccagccacaaagggtcatccagatttttcgccaggtctgaattgatttgtgtcaaaaaccgcttcacctcatctcgcagctcatacgaacgttgtaacacccgccccctggacagccagcgaacctcagtgtgcagaagcagctgttcgtgctctgaccccatctcctgacagaggacctcaaacaagcgagagtttagcggccgtgacttgatgaggttgatcatttttactgattggttcagcacggattccaacagagacggcatttttttgcagcgagtgcttcgcgatgaaccatgcaatgggtccattttacaagtggagctacctgcttaacgcgagcagctagaccttgctcacggcccgtcattgctcgtgcgccatccgtgcacaagccaacgcatcggtcccacgccaacccattctcgcgaataaatgaatcaaggacattgaagatggcctctccagttgtgtgtgactgaagagggcggcaaaaaaggacatcctcctcaattaatttatccctgacatacctgacatatgtaagaagctgtgcctgtccagcaatatcggtagactcatccaactgcaaggcatagtatggactatttttaataaactgtattaattgctctctgatatcattggacatatcagcaattctccgagcaactgtgtcatttgaaagtggcatggtgcctaatttggctgctgcactatccccgaagaatattctgcacatgtcctgcgcagctggcaaaacgaatttctcggcatcagtgtgcggtttgcctagcttacctattctttttgccaccacatatgatgcctccaggcactgcttagatacagtgctgtgcacggaaattgttgcctgttgctgatgcaggccatcacgctttctttgaaagtattcaagcggtttgtccttcaggccagcatgcttcgtttcgaggtgccttttaagtttgcatggcttcatgctttcgtttgccagcacctcagcacacacgacacactgaggacgaagatcagaggtgacagtaaaaccaaactgcaggtatgattcatcgtacctccgaagctttctcgcagctggtggtagacctacgtcagttgtcttgggttttttgacaagaaatctatccattttgttaaagtatttgtgaataaacgtgtgtaataaagttgtaacgataagtctgtagtaggctaagtctgtagtaggctaagggggctaaccagagggaacgtatggggcttatcagtgagaaacacgatcgatatctttatttggggattttatagttgcaaattttaacgaggtgtgaatggtgtacttactcgtgtgagtgtgtgtgtgtgtgttagtgtgtgtgtgtgtgtgggacagttggatttttcacacgcagggtgaaaaaggcaaaggggtagtagactagcagtaagaaaacaacaaaaacaacaaattatttgggtagagctgaaatggggaaagcaaaaatacagtgtggggtagtagtctttaaaaagactgtttgggttttgcgctgtatcgatggattgatgatagtagactagcgagattcggcacgagttaactcggcaagaaaccagactagtgtgtgtgtgtggcaagcactcacacggtggccatggtatgcagactcactcacgtgacgttgcgtcatgttcgcgtcacgggcttaaaataacctacacacaagattttatgatagattgatgatagattttataatagtattgatttgtatgtaatagtccaatgtcctgcattttgacatgggtaaatgtgttgcatctgcttagctactatagcctgttagccccagatttttttttccctccatacatgaagcctactcgcgacccccctggagtacctccgcgccccaccaggggggcgcgcccccccccccggttgagaaccactgtgctagctgaatggaatacatttgatatatcatgaaaaaaaagccagccaatattattattattattattattattattattatacatacacatttgatggcacaattatagattttacaaaaagttcagaacattttcaattcactgtgacagtttactgtgggcgccgccagcgaacaaagaaatgcttctgtgcatacgcagcagaaaactttctcattgaatatttgcatcagctccgacatgtgacatcatgttgtcttgacaaccatgcaatatcaaaaACCGTATTGCATGCTGATTCTCCAAAGGGTaggatacatgtaggataagcgatatgcgaacaatattgtatgctatcgaaccaaattaatgaaacccgctagaagggaatagaatacatgtttttattccattgaaaaagtgtcctgtatatataataatctcCTATACTGAAGATATTTTTACTTGTTAAGGAATCATATTCTTTGCAGGGTAAAATACAAGAAAACCCACAGAGTGGCACATTTTCTGTGCTGGAATCTCAAATTATACTCTACCCTATGCATCTACGGTACTAGGTAGGGTGTACAACTCTATTACATTATATCTATTTAGTGGGCAAACAAAGTGAATAGGAAGCCATTTGATATTAAGCCTACTTTGGATCTTGTTGGTTCATAGCCAGCTACCTGTGATGAGTGATGTACCTTTTCTTCCTCAGAACATCCATCtggagtgggtttcccaaaagcctcttaatactAAGAGcaccttaactaggagagagagtgttcattgtgatgcttgctctaccatttttttaattaatctttTTTTGAGGATACAGCAATAGTTACAGAGAAATGAGCATATACATACTTCCTGTAGTTTTTCTTGTTCTTTTAACACAGAAAACAACCCCGGGGCCCTCTGGAGAGGGAGGTAAACAACAACCTAGAACAGTGTctctgttataaaaaaaaataaaataaatgaaatacaATACAGTAAATAAAATAGAAGTGAAAGTGACAGCAAATACAATAAGTAACACCTAGATAATATAATATGCAAAATAGTAGATAGACAGCAATATAGTAGGACATATAGAAATATCTACCATTGAGTAAGGTACAATAAGTTACAATACAAGAACCaactaaccaaccaaccaaccaaacaaacaaaccaaccaaccaaccaaacaaacaaaaacattaaaaataagtgtgtgtgtggggggggggtcagtCTGAGGGCaaagattgtctcatctcatctcattatctctagccgctttatcctgttctacagggtcgcaggcaagctggagcctatcccagctgactacgggcgaaaggcggggtacaccctggacaagtctccaggtcatcacagggctgacacatagacacagacaaccattcacactcacacctacggtcaatttagagtcaccagttaacctaacctgcatgtctttggactgtgggggaaaccggagcacccggaggaaacccacgcggacacggggagaacatgcaaactccacacagaaaggccctcgccggccccggggctcgaacccaggaccttcttgctgtgaggcgacagcgctaaccactacaccaccgtgccgccggcaaaGATTGTAAGGAGTTAAAATATTCTATGAAGGCTTTccatttgtggaaaaaaaaacttaGCAGAGCTACCTTTTACTGAGAGTCTTATCTTTTCCAGATTATGAAAGGACATAGTATCTCTAAGCCAGAGGGAGATAGATGGGGGTTTAGGAGATTTCCACGAAAGTAAAATGCGGCATCTTGCTAAAAGAGATGTAAAGGCTAACACATCTAACTGTGAAGGGTTGATATGAGGAGAATCAACAGATAGCCCAaatattgcaacaaaggggcccacagtattttttttccccaaaacctTTGACATGATTGTGGAATAGTCACTCCAAAATTTCTGTAACCTGGGGCATGAAAAAAACATATGGCTTAAATTACAGGCAGAGGCATGGCATTTGTCACATTAATCTGCAATGTTTGGATAGATTTCAGATAATCGAGATTTTGATAAGTGGGCTCTGTGCAGCACTTTGAATTGCATAAGTTCTAGCCTAGCACTAGGTGTGCTTGAACGTGTGGTATGGACAGCTTGGTCCCATAACTGATCTGTGAAATTCAGACCAAGCTCCTGTTCCCAAGAAATTCGAGCCTTAACAATCGAATAGTCATTGAATGCCATTAGTTGGGTGTATATCTTAGATATGATAGATTTCTGACTAGGTTTCAAAGTTAGATCATCCCATGGTTGGTTAGCGGGAAGGGAAGGGTAGCATGGAATCAGAGCAGAGGCGCAATGTCTGACTTGGAAATAGCTGAACAATTAAATTAAAATCAAATTAAAATCAGAGGACAGATCtgaaaaagtggaaaaaaaacacCATCTTTATAGAGATCCCTGAAGTACTTAATGCCACAACTCTGCCAAATCTTGAAAATGGTATCAAAAAGTGAAGGGGGAAACAGATGATTTTCGGTTATGGGTGTAAGGGTGGATGGGGACACAAATTTAAAATGGTGCCTAAATTGAAACCAAACCTTAAGGGTGGAAAGCACCACAGGGTTACTAGTGAAATTGGAAGGATTCAATGGTAGCGAGGAGGAGAGTAGAGCCATCGGAGAAGATGAGGAGAATGACTGAGCCTCCAACCTACACCATAACAATCCTGGAGATCGTAGCCAATAGGTCAGTTTGTGAATATGTGCTGACCAATAGTACAGCAGAAAATTGGGTAGTGCAAGACCACCACTGAATTTAAACTTTTGCAATAGTGAATACCTCACCCCGGGTGATTTCCCATGCTACAAAAATGTGGTAACAACTTAGtctagtgatttaaaaaaaattaggcaaaaacaaaggaatacattgaaataaaaaaataaatgtaggCAACACTGTCATTTTCACTGCATTAATTCGACCTATTAATAACAATGGTAAAGAGTTCCACCTCTCTAAATCTGCCTTAACCTGATTCACCAGTGGGAAGAAATTAACCGTATAAAGAGATGATATAGTACGGGTCACATTGATCCCTAGATACTTAAACCCCGACAAGCTAAGTTTAAAAGGAATGCCAGATTGTTTAAGTAATAAAGCAGAAAAATTTATGAGAAAACATTCACttttgagccctgtgatgacctggcgacttgtccagggtgtaccccgcctttcgcccgtagtcagctgggataggctccagcttgcctgcgaccctgtagaacaggataaagcggctagagataatgagataagatgagacatTCACTTTTGAGAAGATTGACTTTATAGCTGGAGAAGGAGCCAAAACCCTTAAGCAGAGATAAAATTGGAGCAATACTGGTCATTGGGTCTGAAACATACGGTAGAAGCAAGTCATCTGCATAAAGTGACAATTTGAGTTCAACACCAGCCCTAGAGACTCCATGAAAAAGAGGGAGAGATTTTAAAGCAATAGACAGTGGTTCAATGGCTATTGCAAAAAGTAAAGGGTAAACGGGACATCCCTGTCTAGTGCCACGCGATAGCGTAAAATAGCTAGAATGGATGTCATTAGTGTGAATGCTAGCCTGGGGGGAGGTGTAGAGAAGTCAAATCCATGATATAAATCTGTTTCCAAATCCAAATTTATGAAGTGCAACGAAAAGATAATTCCACAAT from the Neoarius graeffei isolate fNeoGra1 chromosome 2, fNeoGra1.pri, whole genome shotgun sequence genome contains:
- the LOC132874493 gene encoding LOW QUALITY PROTEIN: zinc finger BED domain-containing protein 5-like (The sequence of the model RefSeq protein was modified relative to this genomic sequence to represent the inferred CDS: inserted 1 base in 1 codon); amino-acid sequence: MSNDIREQLIQFIKNSPYYALQLDESTDIAGQAQLLTYVRYVRDKLIEEDVLFCRPLQSHTTGEAIFNVLDSFIRENGLAWDRCVGLCTDGARAMTGREQGLAARVKQVAPLVKWTHCMVHREALAAKXMPSLLESVLNQSVKMINLIKSRPLNSRLFEVLCQEMGSEHEQLLLHTEVRWLSRGRVLQRSYELRD